In a genomic window of Nesterenkonia halotolerans:
- the mnhG gene encoding monovalent cation/H(+) antiporter subunit G, with product MPESLTADVILDALASVLLVVGGLMSLAAGIGLVRLPDLHSRMHAATKPQVLGLLALLLAAAITWRSWELVPIVVLAWGLLLLTAPVSAHVVGRSGYRTKHMRRDLLTHDELASAVERISREQPPNRG from the coding sequence ATGCCTGAGTCACTCACCGCCGACGTGATCCTGGACGCTCTGGCCTCGGTGCTGCTGGTGGTCGGTGGGCTGATGTCCCTGGCCGCCGGCATCGGACTGGTTCGGCTCCCGGATCTGCATTCGCGGATGCACGCCGCCACGAAACCACAGGTGCTCGGCCTGCTCGCGCTGCTCCTGGCCGCGGCGATCACCTGGCGCTCCTGGGAGCTGGTGCCGATCGTGGTGCTTGCCTGGGGCCTGCTGCTGCTCACCGCTCCGGTCAGCGCACACGTGGTGGGCCGCTCGGGCTACCGCACCAAACACATGCGCCGAGACCTGCTGACCCACGACGAGCTGGCGAGTGCGGTGGAGCGGATCAGCCGGGAACAACCTCCCAACCGCGGCTGA
- a CDS encoding ATP-binding cassette domain-containing protein yields MGEAPGVAVAAEGWSWQHAERETPAIAGLDLQISAGERVLLAGASGAGKSTLLHGLAGVLHDEDAQAAGQLLLDGVPAERARGRAGLMQQDPESQVVLSRIGDDVAFAAENLAVPRAEVWDRVDSALGAVGLSGFGLEHPSAKLSGGQKQRLALAGILAMRPGLLLLDEPTANLDPAGVRQVRDAVLLAAEITGATVIVVEHRLEIWAEHMDTLVVLDAGAGVRRRGPAAQIFTDQTLADELSSMGLWVPGRDPLHGLTDPRSAGGGRDEPPGELLLHAGDLAVGRHSPTTRWRRSAIAPPTLTGVEAQIRRGETLGITGANGAGKSTLLLTLAGLLPAHGGTLTATAGLKGDGPGELLAADPHDWRSADLVARIGMVFQEPEHQFVRGTVAEELALGAEQAKVPGTAEPLYTPAEIDARVQRLLDRLGLRTLAQANPFTLSGGEKRRLSVGTVLAAGPELLMLDEPTFGQDAHTFRELISLLREHVDAGGTVLAVTHDAAFLRGLQARELELSRDAPPPEAPATGAGELFSGTRADSWLGRRNALAKLIAVFLITAALVVTIDVVSAGVVVLASLAALPLAGIRVTGLLRLMWPFALGAVVAAWGTALAAEESGAVLVDLGFTTISEGSLALGLALGARAFAIVLPSVIIFSTTDPTDLADSLAQQLRLPARFVLGALAAMRLLGLLAEHWTTLGHARRARGVGAHGGARQRLRSTLSQAFGLLVQSIRMATRLAVTMESRGFGAGRRTWARPAQFHAADVPVILGGALIGAAAVCAAVAAGTWNFVWS; encoded by the coding sequence GTGGGTGAAGCCCCCGGCGTCGCCGTGGCGGCCGAGGGCTGGAGCTGGCAGCACGCCGAGCGCGAGACTCCCGCGATCGCGGGTCTGGACCTCCAGATCTCCGCCGGGGAGAGGGTGCTGCTGGCCGGGGCCTCCGGAGCCGGCAAGTCCACGCTGCTGCACGGGCTGGCGGGCGTCCTGCACGATGAGGACGCCCAGGCTGCGGGTCAGCTGCTGCTGGACGGGGTCCCTGCCGAGCGGGCCAGGGGTCGCGCGGGGCTCATGCAGCAGGATCCCGAATCCCAGGTGGTGCTCTCCCGCATCGGCGACGACGTGGCCTTCGCGGCCGAGAACCTCGCCGTGCCGCGTGCCGAGGTCTGGGACCGCGTGGACAGCGCGCTGGGCGCTGTGGGGCTGAGCGGATTCGGTCTCGAGCATCCCAGTGCCAAGCTCTCCGGGGGTCAGAAGCAGCGGCTGGCCCTCGCCGGGATCCTTGCCATGCGGCCGGGACTGCTGCTGCTGGACGAGCCCACGGCGAATCTGGACCCGGCCGGAGTGCGGCAGGTCCGCGATGCGGTGCTCCTCGCGGCCGAGATCACCGGCGCCACGGTGATCGTGGTCGAACACCGGCTCGAGATCTGGGCGGAGCACATGGATACGCTCGTGGTGCTGGATGCGGGGGCGGGAGTTCGTCGCCGCGGCCCGGCGGCGCAGATCTTCACCGACCAGACCCTGGCCGACGAGCTCTCCAGCATGGGCCTGTGGGTGCCCGGGCGAGACCCCCTGCACGGACTGACCGACCCCCGCAGCGCGGGTGGCGGCCGGGACGAACCGCCCGGTGAGCTGCTGCTGCACGCGGGCGACCTGGCGGTGGGCAGGCACTCGCCCACCACGCGGTGGCGGCGCAGCGCCATCGCGCCGCCGACGCTGACCGGGGTCGAGGCCCAGATCCGTCGCGGAGAAACGCTGGGGATCACCGGTGCCAACGGCGCCGGAAAGTCCACGCTGCTGCTGACCCTGGCCGGGCTGCTTCCAGCTCATGGCGGAACTCTCACGGCCACCGCCGGGCTCAAGGGAGACGGGCCTGGTGAGCTGCTGGCAGCCGATCCCCACGACTGGCGATCCGCTGATCTCGTGGCTCGGATCGGCATGGTCTTTCAGGAGCCGGAACATCAGTTTGTGCGCGGCACCGTCGCCGAGGAGCTCGCGCTCGGGGCTGAGCAGGCGAAGGTCCCCGGCACTGCGGAACCTCTCTACACCCCGGCCGAGATCGACGCTCGGGTGCAGCGTCTGCTGGACCGACTGGGACTGCGCACCCTGGCTCAGGCGAATCCCTTCACGCTCTCCGGAGGGGAGAAGCGACGGCTCTCGGTGGGCACGGTGCTGGCGGCGGGACCGGAACTGCTGATGCTCGATGAACCGACCTTCGGACAGGACGCCCACACCTTTCGCGAGCTCATCTCTCTGCTCCGCGAACATGTCGACGCCGGAGGCACCGTGCTGGCCGTCACCCACGACGCCGCCTTCCTGCGCGGCCTCCAGGCGCGGGAGCTCGAGCTCAGCCGGGACGCTCCCCCACCGGAGGCGCCCGCCACCGGCGCGGGGGAACTCTTCTCCGGCACGCGAGCGGACTCCTGGCTGGGTCGACGCAACGCGCTGGCCAAGCTCATCGCCGTCTTCCTGATCACGGCGGCACTGGTGGTGACCATCGACGTGGTGAGCGCCGGCGTCGTCGTGCTCGCGAGCCTGGCTGCGCTGCCGCTGGCCGGCATCCGCGTGACGGGACTGCTCAGGCTCATGTGGCCCTTCGCGCTGGGCGCGGTGGTGGCGGCCTGGGGCACCGCGCTGGCTGCCGAAGAGTCCGGGGCGGTGCTCGTCGACCTGGGATTCACCACGATCAGCGAGGGATCTCTCGCGCTGGGCCTGGCACTGGGGGCCCGCGCCTTCGCGATCGTGCTGCCCTCGGTGATCATCTTCTCCACCACTGACCCGACGGACCTTGCGGACTCACTGGCTCAGCAGCTGCGGCTGCCCGCCCGGTTCGTGCTGGGCGCCTTGGCGGCGATGCGGCTGCTGGGGCTCCTCGCTGAACACTGGACCACGCTGGGCCATGCGCGGCGTGCACGCGGAGTCGGTGCCCATGGAGGCGCGAGGCAGCGGCTGCGCAGCACCCTCTCGCAGGCGTTCGGGCTGCTGGTCCAGTCGATCCGCATGGCGACTCGACTGGCGGTGACCATGGAATCGCGCGGATTCGGCGCCGGCAGGCGGACCTGGGCCCGTCCCGCTCAATTCCACGCAGCAGATGTGCCGGTCATCCTGGGCGGCGCCCTGATCGGGGCCGCAGCCGTCTGCGCAGCAGTGGCAGCGGGCACCTGGAACTTCGTCTGGTCCTGA
- a CDS encoding Na+/H+ antiporter subunit E, with product MKRPKTPLRLELPLIAFLGFFWMAIWRDFTLGTFIIGLIYATIIVRVFYLPPLRGSGRLNPVWGVVFTARFLVKMVVASFQVSWLSVVTGPRVKNSVISVQLRSHDDLIVTLTGHALSLVPGSLVLDVDRTTATLYLHALDVTSDEDAEKIRLDALTTEALIIRTCGSRSDVAVVKAEKRLGRMSGFSKTERDTPFRRHGRAEVHGGGDSSSDARTTIEEVED from the coding sequence ATGAAGCGACCCAAGACTCCGCTGCGCCTCGAGCTCCCGCTGATCGCCTTCCTGGGCTTCTTCTGGATGGCGATCTGGCGCGACTTCACGCTGGGAACGTTCATCATCGGGTTGATCTACGCAACCATCATCGTGCGCGTGTTCTACCTGCCCCCGCTGCGCGGAAGCGGTCGGCTGAATCCCGTCTGGGGGGTTGTCTTCACCGCGCGCTTTCTGGTGAAGATGGTGGTCGCCTCCTTCCAGGTCTCGTGGCTCTCGGTGGTCACCGGGCCCCGGGTGAAGAACTCCGTGATCTCGGTCCAGCTGCGCAGCCACGATGACCTCATCGTCACCCTCACCGGGCACGCGCTCTCCCTGGTGCCGGGCTCCCTGGTCCTCGATGTCGATCGGACCACGGCGACGCTGTACCTCCACGCACTCGATGTCACCTCGGATGAGGACGCGGAGAAGATCCGTCTGGACGCGCTGACGACGGAGGCGCTGATCATCCGGACCTGCGGCAGCCGCTCAGATGTCGCAGTGGTCAAGGCCGAGAAGCGCCTCGGCAGGATGTCAGGGTTCTCCAAGACCGAGCGAGACACACCGTTCCGCCGACACGGGCGGGCCGAGGTGCACGGCGGCGGCGACTCTTCCTCGGATGCTCGGACCACCATCGAGGAGGTGGAGGACTGA
- a CDS encoding ECF transporter S component, with the protein MSSRKTTTRSWSWTVSDIVVASVLAVASGVIFWGWNLSYHLIGNLFVFYPPVETLVHGMWLFPAVLGALVIRKPGAAIYCEMVAAAVSALLGSQWGLTVLSSGFMQGLGAELVFLAVVYRRFSLEFAMLAGAASGLTGGITYHWIVPMYAYAPLETIIHISCFALSGAVIAGVLPWLATRGLAASSVLGPLASRRAHREPMLLGGTPRG; encoded by the coding sequence ATGAGCAGCAGAAAGACAACCACCAGGTCATGGTCCTGGACGGTCTCCGACATCGTGGTGGCCTCGGTGCTCGCCGTCGCCTCCGGTGTCATCTTCTGGGGCTGGAACCTCAGCTATCACCTCATCGGGAACCTCTTCGTCTTCTACCCGCCCGTGGAGACCCTCGTGCACGGCATGTGGCTCTTCCCGGCGGTCCTCGGCGCGCTGGTGATCCGTAAACCCGGTGCCGCCATCTACTGCGAGATGGTCGCTGCGGCGGTCTCCGCGCTGCTGGGCTCGCAGTGGGGTCTGACGGTCCTCTCCTCCGGATTCATGCAGGGACTTGGTGCCGAGCTGGTCTTCCTCGCGGTGGTCTACCGCAGATTCAGCCTGGAGTTCGCCATGCTCGCCGGCGCAGCCTCCGGGCTCACCGGCGGCATCACCTACCACTGGATCGTGCCGATGTATGCCTACGCGCCGCTCGAGACCATCATCCACATCTCCTGCTTCGCGCTCTCCGGGGCGGTCATCGCCGGAGTCCTGCCCTGGCTCGCCACGCGTGGGCTGGCGGCCTCCTCCGTGCTGGGGCCGCTGGCCTCACGTCGCGCCCACCGCGAACCGATGCTGCTGGGCGGCACGCCGCGTGGGTGA
- a CDS encoding monovalent cation/H+ antiporter complex subunit F: MLEIAVHITQVLLALGAAGTVYRIYKGPSVLDRVISLDVMLIIVASMMIVDMVINDHQDFILFVVVTAVIGFLGSVAIARYVVVRSPEEIVPDAPEHDPVPFPPSVPDRTSAEGEPETPHQPISTPVMPGVGPPEDESTSWFSALARSGFTPKRREDPMPPEQDSQEPPELDSPEPESKPDSKPSTQQEDRDA, from the coding sequence ATGCTCGAGATCGCAGTGCACATCACCCAGGTCCTGCTCGCCCTGGGCGCCGCCGGCACCGTCTACCGGATCTACAAGGGTCCCTCGGTGCTGGACCGCGTGATCAGCCTCGACGTCATGCTCATCATCGTCGCCTCGATGATGATCGTGGACATGGTGATCAACGATCACCAGGACTTCATCCTCTTCGTCGTGGTCACCGCCGTGATCGGATTCCTGGGCTCCGTCGCGATCGCCCGCTACGTGGTGGTGCGCTCTCCCGAGGAGATCGTCCCAGACGCGCCCGAGCACGACCCGGTCCCCTTCCCGCCCTCCGTCCCGGACAGAACATCGGCTGAGGGTGAGCCAGAGACCCCGCATCAACCGATCTCCACCCCTGTCATGCCCGGTGTCGGGCCGCCGGAGGACGAGTCGACCTCCTGGTTCTCAGCGCTGGCCCGTTCGGGCTTCACCCCGAAACGTCGCGAGGACCCCATGCCGCCGGAACAGGACTCGCAGGAGCCGCCGGAGCTCGACTCGCCGGAGCCCGAGTCAAAACCCGACTCGAAGCCATCCACCCAGCAGGAGGACCGGGATGCCTGA